In Candidatus Nitrosarchaeum limnium SFB1, the following proteins share a genomic window:
- a CDS encoding 6,7-dimethyl-8-ribityllumazine synthase: protein MLLVAQEKAKIMKLKINYTCKAPGAYDMPIIVNALLQKKDVDGVVTLGAIIKGQTKHDELIAHSTARALTELSIKYQKPVSLGITGPGMQERHAYARIRPVAERAVEAVVKISDELQRIQK from the coding sequence ATGCTATTGGTAGCTCAAGAAAAAGCAAAAATCATGAAATTAAAAATAAATTATACGTGTAAAGCTCCTGGAGCATACGATATGCCAATTATTGTTAATGCATTATTACAAAAAAAAGATGTTGATGGGGTAGTAACTCTTGGTGCTATAATAAAAGGACAAACAAAGCATGATGAACTCATTGCTCATTCTACAGCAAGAGCATTAACTGAATTATCAATTAAGTATCAAAAACCAGTATCCTTAGGAATTACTGGGCCTGGAATGCAGGAAAGGCATGCTTATGCTAGAATTAGACCAGTGGCTGAGCGTGCGGTAGAGGCTGTGGTGAAAATTTCTGATGAATTACAAAGGATTCAAAAATGA
- a CDS encoding 3,4-dihydroxy-2-butanone 4-phosphate synthase — protein MTLESGIESLKRGEFVLLFDSAGRENEIDMVVAAEFVTPEHIARMRQHAGGLLCMAIDNDFANSLELKYMHEILAESPISNKEMIMGLAPYGDHPTFSISVNHYQTYTGITDKDRSLTIREMANIFKVDNKKKKFASSFKTPGHVPLLIASKGLLAKRQGHTEMSVYLTQIAGLTPVTAICEMMDAETYTALSVEKAKKICKTKCNSIN, from the coding sequence ATGACACTTGAATCTGGAATTGAATCATTAAAGCGTGGTGAATTTGTATTATTATTTGATTCTGCTGGAAGAGAAAATGAAATAGACATGGTTGTTGCTGCAGAGTTTGTTACTCCTGAACATATTGCAAGAATGCGACAACATGCTGGAGGTTTGCTGTGTATGGCAATTGATAATGATTTTGCAAATTCTTTAGAACTAAAATACATGCATGAGATATTGGCAGAATCACCAATATCAAATAAAGAGATGATCATGGGTCTTGCTCCATACGGTGATCACCCTACATTTTCAATTTCTGTAAATCATTATCAAACTTATACTGGTATTACTGATAAAGACAGATCTTTGACTATTAGAGAAATGGCAAATATCTTTAAAGTTGATAATAAAAAGAAAAAATTTGCTTCTTCATTTAAAACTCCCGGACATGTTCCTCTGTTAATTGCATCAAAAGGACTCTTAGCAAAAAGACAAGGTCATACTGAAATGTCGGTTTATCTTACTCAGATAGCTGGTTTAACTCCAGTGACTGCAATCTGTGAAATGATGGATGCTGAAACATATACTGCATTATCTGTTGAAAAAGCAAAAAAAATATGCAAAACAAAATGCAATTCCATTAATTGA
- a CDS encoding riboflavin synthase, alpha subunit: MFTGIIEGVGKIQKISKNTKNRSAIQMTVNLGKHAKGLKIGQSVALNGVCLTATKITKSNCIFEMIEETTKKTDLGNLNPGDIVNIERSLKTGDRLEGHFVLGHVDGVGIIKKILKRPKEVQVWFEIPKKLSKYVVKKGSIAIDGISLTVVDVKKNLASVCLIPHTMELTNFKTKHIGDKINIETDILGKYILK; this comes from the coding sequence TTGTTTACAGGAATTATTGAAGGTGTTGGAAAAATCCAAAAAATTTCTAAAAATACTAAAAACAGAAGTGCAATTCAAATGACGGTGAATTTAGGAAAACATGCAAAAGGTTTGAAGATTGGACAAAGTGTGGCTTTGAATGGTGTATGTCTAACTGCTACAAAAATAACCAAATCAAACTGTATTTTTGAAATGATTGAAGAAACTACAAAGAAAACTGATCTTGGTAATCTTAATCCCGGTGACATTGTTAACATTGAGCGTAGCTTAAAAACAGGTGATAGATTAGAGGGGCATTTTGTTTTAGGTCATGTAGATGGAGTTGGTATAATTAAAAAAATCCTCAAAAGACCTAAAGAAGTACAAGTTTGGTTTGAAATTCCCAAAAAACTATCTAAATATGTTGTAAAAAAAGGATCAATTGCAATTGATGGAATTAGTTTGACTGTTGTTGATGTTAAAAAAAATCTTGCCTCTGTATGTTTAATTCCACATACAATGGAGCTAACTAATTTCAAAACAAAACACATTGGTGATAAGATAAATATTGAAACAGATATTCTTGGAAAGTATATTTTAAAATAA
- a CDS encoding TPR repeat-containing protein: MFESGKYDDMLNYCNKLLINNPDDMVALQNSALALIHLGKFEESITFCDKVLKIMNSDIYALKNKIYSLEQLKRYDEVLICCKIILDLDSKDTWTLNSMGLSLNELDRHKEALEFYDKTLTINDKDTTALMNKAISLNHLGNYKESIEYYDKALTVDSSLKEASIAKSKAYEKLGMEDDAFLAAQGVLDKDMNQIKSDAKKNKCTVFHQFCQNEFEEIKNKK; encoded by the coding sequence ATGTTTGAATCTGGAAAATATGATGACATGCTAAATTATTGTAATAAACTTTTGATTAATAATCCAGATGATATGGTAGCATTGCAAAACTCTGCATTGGCCTTGATACATTTAGGTAAATTTGAAGAATCAATTACTTTTTGTGACAAAGTTTTGAAGATAATGAATTCTGATATTTATGCATTAAAAAATAAAATCTATTCTCTTGAACAATTGAAGAGATATGATGAAGTTTTGATATGCTGTAAAATTATTCTAGATTTAGATAGTAAAGATACATGGACTCTTAATAGCATGGGTTTGTCATTAAATGAATTAGATAGGCATAAAGAGGCTTTAGAATTTTATGATAAAACTCTAACCATCAACGATAAAGATACTACAGCTTTAATGAATAAAGCCATTTCATTGAATCATTTAGGAAATTATAAAGAATCTATTGAGTATTATGATAAGGCACTAACGGTAGATTCTAGTCTTAAAGAAGCATCTATAGCTAAATCTAAAGCATATGAAAAATTAGGTATGGAAGATGATGCATTTTTAGCAGCTCAAGGCGTTTTAGATAAAGATATGAATCAAATCAAATCAGACGCTAAAAAAAATAAATGTACAGTTTTTCACCAATTCTGTCAAAATGAATTTGAAGAAATAAAGAATAAAAAATAA
- a CDS encoding response regulator receiver protein: protein MLKLICQFLSSSFKKNIQNIKYLLFKILFMQRSVIVIDDDKDTVRLFSEFLEENDIKVLGGGYDGNTAIKLYEEKKPDIILMDIMMPNGSGFHAIRKIQEIDPNAKFIVVSGDSNYLTEEKLEKLGIPLIQKPFNLKNLLSIIKA, encoded by the coding sequence ATGTTGAAATTAATCTGTCAATTCCTGTCATCGTCATTTAAGAAAAACATACAAAATATTAAGTATCTTTTGTTTAAAATTCTCTTTATGCAACGTTCTGTTATAGTAATTGATGATGATAAGGATACCGTAAGGCTGTTTAGTGAATTTCTGGAAGAAAATGACATAAAAGTTCTTGGAGGTGGTTATGATGGAAATACTGCCATCAAATTATACGAAGAGAAAAAACCCGATATAATATTGATGGATATTATGATGCCTAACGGAAGTGGTTTTCATGCTATTAGAAAAATTCAAGAAATTGATCCTAATGCAAAATTTATTGTTGTAAGTGGTGACAGTAATTATTTAACAGAAGAAAAATTAGAAAAATTAGGCATTCCATTAATACAAAAACCATTTAATTTGAAAAATCTTCTTTCAATTATCAAAGCCTAA
- a CDS encoding hypothetical protein (hypothetical protein Nmar_1620) — protein sequence MTMTGIDRLISTSLSEIIKKKLEKDDLKNLERTLFLKHGMSIKLSIEHFQNFTKILKSVINVNEKKFVSECICGIIKIKKTDSGYKIRIIEEELIDLILQVCGDSETRKIIGCVFSKELTIPQILNECKVPKTSGYRKIENLIINGFILETGKVLSESKRISKYRCVFDEIKIEMQKNNVIIHGIINNKIFDKSTSMALIH from the coding sequence ATGACGATGACAGGAATTGACAGATTAATTTCAACATCATTATCAGAGATAATTAAAAAAAAATTAGAAAAAGATGATTTAAAAAATCTTGAAAGAACGTTATTTCTAAAACATGGTATGTCAATAAAACTTTCAATAGAACATTTTCAAAATTTTACCAAAATTTTAAAAAGTGTCATAAACGTGAATGAAAAAAAATTTGTAAGTGAATGTATCTGTGGAATTATTAAAATCAAAAAAACAGATAGTGGTTATAAGATTAGAATTATTGAAGAAGAACTAATTGATTTGATTTTACAAGTATGTGGTGATTCTGAAACAAGAAAAATAATTGGATGTGTTTTTAGTAAAGAGTTAACTATTCCCCAAATTCTAAACGAATGCAAGGTACCAAAAACATCAGGATATAGAAAAATAGAAAATTTAATCATTAATGGGTTTATTTTAGAAACAGGAAAAGTTCTAAGTGAAAGTAAAAGAATCTCAAAATATAGATGTGTTTTTGATGAAATTAAAATAGAAATGCAAAAAAATAACGTGATAATTCATGGAATTATTAATAATAAAATATTTGATAAAAGCACCAGTATGGCATTAATTCATTGA
- a CDS encoding Citrate lyase, beta subunit, giving the protein MARLIRSLIFVPGNNQRFLDKSKVLSADIVCFDLEDSIPESEKENARNLIKNTLSNRSEYISSIFVRTNAPSSGKIPDDLNKVIQKGIDGIVIPKVNNIKELKKIEKNLSLLEKKRKLKPIQIIPSIESTEGVVNTYSIASFSKRIPAVVFGIFDLLNDLGIEYTKDPEGGKYSRAKIPIDAKAAGVSAIDAIWQDLNDIKGLERDCVIGKSLGYSGKSIIHPDQISITHKIFYPNKLEIQWAEKVCNYYLESTKKGKGATTIDGKMIDEVHFKQAKAILEIVKNNPAP; this is encoded by the coding sequence TTGGCAAGACTTATTCGAAGTTTAATTTTTGTACCTGGTAATAACCAACGATTTCTAGATAAATCCAAAGTACTGTCTGCTGATATTGTTTGTTTTGATCTAGAAGATTCTATTCCTGAATCAGAAAAAGAAAATGCAAGAAATCTAATAAAAAATACACTTTCTAATCGTTCTGAATACATATCATCAATTTTTGTCAGAACAAACGCACCATCATCTGGAAAAATACCTGACGATCTCAATAAAGTAATTCAAAAAGGAATTGACGGTATTGTAATTCCTAAAGTGAATAATATTAAAGAATTAAAGAAAATTGAAAAAAATCTTTCATTATTAGAAAAAAAACGTAAGTTAAAACCAATTCAAATAATTCCATCTATTGAATCCACTGAAGGTGTAGTTAACACTTACAGTATAGCTTCATTTAGTAAAAGAATACCTGCTGTCGTTTTTGGTATTTTTGATCTTTTAAATGATTTAGGAATTGAATATACCAAAGATCCTGAAGGTGGAAAATATTCTAGAGCAAAAATTCCTATAGATGCAAAAGCAGCAGGAGTTTCTGCAATTGATGCTATTTGGCAGGATCTTAATGACATTAAGGGTCTTGAAAGAGATTGTGTTATTGGAAAAAGTTTAGGTTATTCTGGAAAGAGTATCATTCATCCAGACCAAATATCTATTACTCACAAAATTTTCTATCCAAATAAACTGGAAATTCAGTGGGCTGAAAAAGTTTGTAACTATTACTTAGAATCAACAAAAAAGGGAAAAGGTGCAACAACTATAGATGGAAAAATGATCGATGAGGTTCATTTTAAACAAGCAAAAGCAATTCTTGAAATTGTAAAAAATAATCCAGCGCCCTGA
- a CDS encoding Sua5/YciO/YrdC/YwlC family protein: MKTRVIIVNPKKPQIKKIDQCVSILRKGGLVAFPTETVYGLGADGLNPKAIKKIFQAKNRPSDNPLIFHISNKKDVKKYTKDIPATAEKLIEKFWPGPLTLILKKSSIIPKIATGGLNTIAIRMPSHKIALSLINSLGNPIVAPSANLFGKPSPTLAKHVLYDLDGKIDAVIDGRNSVIGIESTILDLTTKTPTILRPGKISYEELKNLLKKVKYHPSLLGKKSKLLKVKSPGMKYKHYSPNAKIILVEGNTKNTQKKIHELIKKFQQQKKLIGIINNKNIKKIPFVKFKFIGTTKNLIASNLYKSFRELDDQKVDVIIMREVDTSNLGFAIMNRLRKAASEIISA, encoded by the coding sequence ATGAAAACTAGAGTAATTATTGTCAATCCCAAAAAACCTCAAATAAAAAAAATTGATCAATGTGTTTCTATTTTACGTAAAGGAGGACTGGTAGCATTTCCTACAGAAACGGTTTACGGTTTAGGTGCAGATGGATTAAATCCAAAAGCTATTAAAAAAATATTTCAAGCCAAAAATAGACCCTCTGATAATCCTCTAATATTTCACATATCAAATAAAAAAGATGTTAAAAAATACACCAAAGATATTCCAGCAACAGCAGAAAAATTAATAGAAAAATTTTGGCCTGGACCTCTCACATTGATTTTAAAAAAATCATCAATAATACCAAAAATTGCAACTGGAGGTTTGAATACTATTGCAATTAGAATGCCCTCTCATAAAATTGCCCTATCATTAATCAATTCACTAGGAAATCCAATTGTTGCTCCATCTGCAAATCTTTTTGGAAAACCTAGTCCTACATTAGCAAAACACGTCCTATATGATCTTGATGGAAAAATTGATGCAGTAATTGATGGACGAAATTCTGTGATTGGAATAGAATCTACTATATTGGATTTAACCACTAAAACTCCGACAATTTTAAGACCTGGAAAAATTTCCTATGAAGAATTAAAGAATCTGCTGAAAAAAGTCAAATATCATCCAAGTTTACTAGGAAAAAAATCAAAACTACTTAAAGTAAAATCACCTGGAATGAAATACAAACATTATTCCCCCAATGCAAAAATAATTCTTGTAGAAGGCAATACCAAGAATACTCAAAAAAAGATACATGAATTAATTAAAAAATTTCAGCAACAAAAGAAATTGATAGGTATTATTAATAACAAAAATATTAAAAAAATTCCATTTGTAAAATTCAAATTCATTGGAACCACAAAAAATTTGATTGCAAGTAATCTTTACAAATCATTTAGAGAATTAGATGATCAAAAAGTTGATGTAATAATTATGAGAGAAGTTGATACTTCCAATCTGGGATTTGCAATAATGAATAGGCTCAGAAAAGCTGCTTCTGAGATAATCAGTGCATAA
- a CDS encoding alcohol dehydrogenase, translated as MKAVVYDQYAPDDNYAKILKVKDIDDPKPKPDEVVFKLKAAALNYNDIWGMRGVPIAIPLPHVSGSDAAGDVVAVGEDVKNIKVGDRVVSHSNLSCRVCKLCTSGREFDCLNRQVWGFQTGPLWGAYSELVHLPEVNISKIPDGVTYDQAAAASMTILTSWHMLVGRAKITPGQTVLIMGGGSGVGSFGIQIAKLYNCTVIATASPDKLDKCKELGADYAVDHRKDDWQKEVYKITKEIAAKTGVTPGVDLTFDHIGQTHFNKQLTLLKYGGTLVSCGATTGYDAQIDLRHIFFKGINVLGSTQGTKAEMDDGLYWMGKGKIKAEIDSVYTFEQAAEAHTKMLQGKFFGKILMKPE; from the coding sequence ATGAAAGCAGTAGTTTATGATCAATATGCACCAGATGATAATTATGCTAAAATACTCAAAGTTAAGGATATTGATGATCCAAAACCAAAACCAGATGAAGTAGTTTTTAAATTAAAAGCTGCAGCTCTAAATTATAATGATATTTGGGGAATGAGAGGAGTTCCTATCGCTATTCCATTACCACATGTATCAGGCTCTGATGCTGCAGGTGATGTAGTGGCAGTTGGAGAAGATGTAAAAAATATCAAAGTTGGTGATAGAGTTGTATCTCACTCTAATCTTTCATGTAGAGTATGTAAATTATGTACATCTGGCAGAGAATTTGATTGTCTTAATAGACAAGTTTGGGGATTCCAAACAGGACCACTATGGGGAGCATATAGCGAATTAGTACATCTTCCAGAAGTTAACATTTCAAAAATTCCAGATGGAGTAACATATGATCAAGCAGCGGCTGCATCCATGACAATTCTCACATCTTGGCATATGTTAGTTGGAAGAGCCAAGATAACCCCAGGACAAACTGTCTTGATAATGGGTGGAGGATCAGGAGTTGGAAGTTTTGGTATTCAAATTGCAAAACTATACAATTGTACTGTGATAGCTACAGCAAGTCCTGACAAGTTAGACAAATGTAAGGAACTTGGAGCAGATTATGCAGTAGATCATAGAAAAGATGATTGGCAAAAAGAAGTCTATAAAATCACAAAAGAAATAGCCGCAAAAACTGGTGTTACACCTGGTGTTGATTTAACTTTTGATCATATTGGTCAAACCCACTTTAATAAACAGCTAACTCTGCTAAAGTATGGTGGCACTCTTGTATCTTGTGGAGCTACTACAGGCTATGATGCGCAAATAGATCTTAGACACATCTTCTTTAAGGGAATCAATGTTTTAGGTTCAACACAAGGAACAAAAGCAGAGATGGATGATGGGTTATACTGGATGGGTAAAGGTAAGATAAAAGCTGAAATTGATTCAGTATATACATTTGAACAAGCAGCAGAAGCACATACAAAAATGCTTCAAGGTAAGTTCTTTGGCAAAATCTTAATGAAGCCAGAATAA
- a CDS encoding DNA-binding TFAR19-related protein produces the protein MSFSESPDLPEKQTPDISAQKEQILKQILAPEARMRLNNIKMVKPELSELVEQYLIGLASQGKMNSQINDNQLKQILLSIQQPKRDFKINRI, from the coding sequence ATGAGTTTTTCAGAGTCACCCGATCTTCCTGAAAAACAAACTCCTGACATTAGTGCTCAAAAAGAACAAATTCTTAAACAAATTCTTGCACCTGAAGCAAGAATGCGACTAAATAATATAAAAATGGTCAAACCTGAACTATCTGAACTTGTAGAGCAATATCTTATTGGGCTTGCTTCCCAAGGAAAGATGAATTCACAGATCAATGACAACCAACTAAAACAAATTTTATTATCTATTCAACAACCTAAACGTGATTTTAAGATAAATCGTATCTGA
- a CDS encoding 30S ribosomal protein S19e, with protein sequence MAKVYDVPSDVLISRLAAILKNEDIPAPSWIPFVKTGAHADKPPQDRDWWHTRCASLMRKIYLHGPLGINELRKIYGGGRPSGYGAAHHKDAGGAIIRNAVQALEKLGYIEKVEKKGRVVSKQGMQKLDRLSTEILNELITENPQLKVYS encoded by the coding sequence ATGGCAAAGGTATACGATGTACCATCAGATGTATTGATTAGCAGATTAGCAGCTATTCTAAAGAATGAAGATATTCCTGCTCCTTCTTGGATTCCATTTGTAAAAACAGGTGCTCACGCAGATAAACCACCTCAAGATAGAGATTGGTGGCATACTCGATGTGCATCATTGATGAGAAAAATCTACCTACATGGACCACTCGGAATTAATGAATTAAGAAAAATTTATGGTGGTGGAAGACCATCTGGATATGGTGCTGCTCATCATAAAGATGCTGGCGGTGCAATTATACGTAATGCAGTCCAAGCTTTAGAAAAACTTGGTTATATAGAAAAAGTGGAGAAAAAAGGCCGTGTTGTTTCAAAACAAGGAATGCAAAAACTAGATAGATTATCTACAGAAATTCTAAATGAGCTAATCACTGAAAATCCTCAGCTGAAAGTATACTCTTAG
- a CDS encoding NADH dehydrogenase, FAD-containing subunit, translated as MLPEVASGMLNPRDITTPIREFCTSAKFYQATVFSVDLQQRLVTITRKFDGKNHALEYDYLVLAVGSDNNFYGNKPIEENSFPIKTVEDAIELRNQTLSMMEIAAQTGSVELQQKFLTFTVVGAGFAGVEIIGEINHFVRKSVKQAYPTINENNINMILISSKNEILPELNYKLGESARSYLKKMGVRIISNVKAIDAGESHVELSDGEIIPCTTLIWTGGVTTNSMIKSLICEHDKGGKVLVDKFLRLKDHPEVFALGDCAAILDTDTGKFYPPTAQHALRESTVVAQNIKKSLESDSNLKEFSYQSKGMMATIGNKAGVASLMGLSITGVLAWVIWRTYYLSHLPTFESKVKIGIGWAINSFFGTDLTLIGETKTKYLHKITIDDDTPSLKDQLVGDL; from the coding sequence ATGTTACCGGAAGTGGCTTCAGGAATGCTTAATCCTAGAGATATTACTACACCAATTAGAGAATTCTGTACTAGTGCAAAATTTTATCAGGCTACAGTATTTTCAGTAGATTTACAACAGAGATTAGTAACAATTACAAGAAAATTTGACGGGAAAAATCATGCTTTAGAATATGATTATTTGGTATTAGCAGTAGGTAGTGACAACAATTTCTATGGAAACAAACCAATAGAAGAAAATTCTTTTCCAATCAAAACTGTCGAGGATGCAATAGAATTACGTAATCAAACTCTATCAATGATGGAAATTGCCGCACAAACAGGGAGTGTAGAGCTTCAACAAAAATTTCTTACTTTTACTGTTGTTGGTGCAGGATTTGCAGGGGTTGAAATAATTGGAGAGATTAATCATTTTGTAAGAAAATCGGTAAAACAAGCATATCCTACAATTAATGAAAACAACATCAATATGATATTAATTTCATCGAAAAATGAAATCCTACCTGAACTTAATTACAAATTAGGTGAATCTGCAAGATCTTATTTAAAAAAAATGGGAGTTCGAATTATTTCAAATGTAAAGGCAATTGATGCCGGTGAGAGTCATGTTGAGTTATCGGATGGAGAAATAATTCCATGTACCACACTCATATGGACAGGAGGTGTGACTACAAATTCCATGATCAAATCTTTAATTTGTGAACATGACAAAGGAGGAAAAGTTTTAGTGGATAAGTTTCTTAGACTGAAAGATCATCCAGAGGTATTTGCATTAGGTGATTGTGCAGCAATACTAGATACTGATACTGGAAAATTTTATCCTCCAACAGCACAACATGCATTACGTGAAAGCACAGTTGTTGCACAAAATATCAAAAAATCACTTGAATCAGATTCTAATTTAAAAGAATTTTCATATCAGAGCAAAGGGATGATGGCAACTATTGGAAATAAAGCAGGTGTTGCATCCTTGATGGGTCTTAGTATTACTGGTGTATTAGCATGGGTAATTTGGAGAACTTATTATTTATCACACCTTCCAACGTTTGAATCAAAAGTAAAAATCGGAATCGGTTGGGCAATTAATTCATTTTTTGGAACTGATTTAACATTGATTGGTGAGACAAAGACAAAATATTTGCATAAGATAACAATTGATGACGATACGCCGTCGTTGAAGGATCAACTAGTTGGTGATTTATAG
- a CDS encoding RNase P subunit: MHILINSAISNAKTNPILSQRHASMAQRISTKHKIRMPYELKIVFCKKCKSFISPGTNSRIRLGRTSVKSIRISCNLCGHTYRKIIHKSNVTKKVGTNT; this comes from the coding sequence ATGCACATTCTCATTAATAGTGCAATTTCTAATGCAAAAACAAATCCAATTCTTTCTCAACGACACGCTTCAATGGCACAAAGAATTAGCACAAAACACAAAATTCGTATGCCATATGAACTTAAAATTGTTTTTTGTAAGAAATGCAAGTCATTTATCTCACCTGGAACGAATTCCAGAATTCGTTTAGGTAGAACTTCAGTCAAATCAATCCGAATATCATGTAATCTCTGTGGTCATACTTATCGAAAAATAATACATAAATCGAATGTAACCAAAAAAGTAGGTACAAACACATAG
- a CDS encoding ribosome biogenesis protein produces MISLVLAESSLELVPEELQDHPSVLSHARKLGKSPSEILLDNSWHFAAMKGIDDEIKRGRPDLVHFSILEATTIPLYLHNKIKIYVHTIDDKVIYIGENVHIPKSYHRFEGLIEKLFLEKVILSNTTTLMEVKKKSFSELINEIKPSKIIGFSTKGQLKSFEKINSEISDDTCIVIGGFQKGHFSESIKSKINHLFSVGNISYEAHVVIARMLYEYEKTVFM; encoded by the coding sequence ATGATATCTCTAGTTTTAGCAGAATCGTCATTAGAACTTGTACCTGAAGAGCTACAAGATCATCCTTCCGTATTATCACATGCACGAAAACTAGGAAAGAGCCCATCAGAAATATTGCTTGACAACTCTTGGCATTTTGCTGCAATGAAAGGAATTGATGATGAAATCAAAAGAGGGAGACCTGACTTAGTTCATTTTTCTATATTGGAAGCAACTACAATCCCATTATATCTTCACAATAAAATCAAAATCTATGTTCATACAATTGATGATAAAGTAATTTACATTGGAGAAAATGTTCACATTCCAAAATCATATCATAGGTTTGAAGGTTTAATTGAAAAATTATTTTTAGAGAAAGTAATACTATCTAACACTACTACATTAATGGAAGTCAAAAAAAAATCCTTCTCTGAACTAATTAATGAAATAAAACCATCTAAAATTATTGGATTTTCAACTAAAGGCCAACTAAAATCATTTGAAAAAATCAATTCTGAAATATCTGATGATACATGTATAGTTATAGGTGGATTTCAAAAGGGACATTTCTCTGAATCAATAAAAAGTAAAATAAATCACTTATTTTCCGTTGGTAACATATCATATGAGGCCCATGTTGTAATTGCACGCATGCTCTATGAGTATGAAAAAACCGTTTTTATGTAG
- a CDS encoding hypothetical protein (hypothetical protein Nmar_1626), which translates to MDKKILSIGIGIAIVIALVLVVIGFQSAEIITNQKQDEKIGLVINTPNPSISLKELHKIYADASSTGIGRSNVYIFWNVVEPVKGEFDWTQSDVLMSYNKNNDLKVTLYFSVINGETLGPFPNWIGKPSLNAIGEDRVVSVLDAILSRYDIIDTVVIAGETESQFRYYEQNIPVYKELFTGVYDKIKEKHPTVKIGNAFALHNVLNKNLEYIVTDLSLGDFVAFSYSPVDTLNEIVKTPQEAKEDLQKIFEIVPDKKIGLFEISWSTSDFVGGNSTSQQEFLEKSFEFYKENKSKIEFFTWYRQYDKPDGTCVIEKPEIGNKTLSVGGGSGLGSSEYVIERLSHYVCSVGLLDADGTPKPSWNEFKNQIELINQ; encoded by the coding sequence ATGGATAAAAAAATCCTGAGTATCGGTATTGGTATCGCGATCGTTATAGCATTAGTCTTAGTAGTTATTGGTTTTCAAAGTGCAGAAATTATTACCAATCAAAAACAAGATGAAAAAATTGGTCTTGTTATTAACACTCCAAACCCATCTATATCACTAAAAGAACTACATAAAATTTATGCTGATGCATCATCTACAGGAATTGGAAGAAGTAATGTGTACATTTTCTGGAATGTTGTAGAGCCTGTAAAAGGAGAATTTGATTGGACACAATCTGATGTTTTAATGAGTTATAATAAAAATAATGATCTCAAAGTTACTCTGTATTTCTCTGTGATTAATGGAGAAACATTAGGCCCATTTCCAAACTGGATTGGAAAACCTTCTCTTAATGCAATTGGTGAAGACAGAGTGGTAAGTGTTCTTGATGCCATATTATCTCGTTATGATATTATTGATACAGTTGTAATTGCTGGAGAAACAGAATCACAATTTCGTTATTATGAGCAAAATATCCCTGTATACAAAGAACTTTTCACAGGAGTATATGATAAAATAAAAGAAAAGCATCCTACTGTAAAGATTGGAAATGCATTTGCCTTACATAACGTACTAAACAAAAACTTGGAGTATATTGTAACTGATTTGTCACTTGGCGATTTTGTTGCTTTTTCATATTCTCCAGTTGATACCTTAAATGAGATTGTCAAAACTCCTCAAGAGGCAAAAGAGGATTTGCAAAAAATATTTGAAATTGTACCAGATAAAAAAATTGGTCTATTTGAAATTAGTTGGAGTACATCAGATTTTGTAGGTGGTAATAGTACATCCCAGCAAGAATTTTTAGAAAAATCATTTGAATTCTATAAGGAAAATAAATCTAAAATAGAATTTTTTACATGGTATAGACAATATGACAAACCTGATGGCACATGTGTCATAGAAAAACCAGAAATTGGCAATAAAACTCTCAGTGTAGGTGGTGGTTCAGGTTTAGGAAGTAGTGAATATGTAATTGAGAGATTAAGCCATTACGTTTGTAGTGTTGGATTATTAGATGCAGATGGAACTCCAAAACCTAGTTGGAATGAATTTAAGAATCAAATTGAACTGATTAACCAATGA